In Paenibacillus phoenicis, one genomic interval encodes:
- the cdaA gene encoding diadenylate cyclase CdaA: MNYFANLTWQDTIKDVIDILIVTYIIYHLILLVRGTRAVQLLKGILVLVFIWAVSTWFDLYTLKWLMNQMFTFGVLAIFIIFQPELRRALEQLGRGKLFGRNSADEEEFGKEIGEIIKAVNYLSRRKIGALIVFERDTGLNEYTESGIPMQSIISSQLLINIFIPNTPLHDGAVIIQGHRISAAACYLPLSENPFISKELGTRHRAAIGISEVGDAVSIVVSEETGQISLAIDGQVVRDINEESLISKLYAELGPNSRTQDKRSPFRRRKEADKNG; the protein is encoded by the coding sequence ATGAACTATTTTGCGAATTTGACTTGGCAGGATACCATTAAGGATGTCATCGATATCCTAATTGTTACCTATATAATATATCACTTGATTTTGCTTGTCCGCGGAACACGGGCCGTTCAGTTGCTCAAGGGAATTTTAGTTCTGGTCTTTATTTGGGCCGTAAGTACCTGGTTCGACTTGTATACGCTGAAATGGCTGATGAATCAAATGTTTACGTTTGGCGTGCTGGCGATCTTCATTATTTTCCAACCGGAGCTTAGACGTGCGCTGGAGCAGCTTGGCCGGGGCAAGCTGTTCGGGCGAAACAGCGCGGACGAGGAAGAGTTTGGCAAAGAGATCGGTGAAATTATAAAAGCCGTGAATTATTTATCGCGCCGGAAGATTGGGGCTCTGATCGTGTTTGAACGCGATACGGGGTTAAATGAATATACCGAATCGGGAATTCCGATGCAGTCGATTATTTCTTCGCAGCTGCTGATCAACATCTTTATCCCAAATACGCCGCTTCATGATGGAGCCGTGATTATTCAAGGCCACCGGATCTCTGCGGCCGCCTGTTATTTGCCGCTGTCGGAGAATCCGTTCATCAGTAAGGAGTTGGGTACAAGGCACCGGGCAGCGATCGGAATTAGTGAGGTCGGAGATGCTGTCTCGATCGTCGTATCGGAGGAGACGGGACAAATTTCGCTTGCGATTGACGGTCAGGTCGTCAGGGACATTAACGAGGAGTCGTTGATTTCCAAGCTGTATGCGGAATTAGGTCCGAACTCGCGCACCCAAGACAAGCGCAGCCCGTTCCGTAGACGGAAGGAGGCCGACAAAAATGGATAA
- the sigW gene encoding RNA polymerase sigma factor SigW produces MVVEHFDARLVKLARKGDQEAFAELVDLYKDKLYHLGYRMLSNRHEAEDVVQETFLRVHKNWNRYDEKQKFSTWIYRIATNLCIDRLRKRKPSYYLDAEMNDQDGLDGYTLIPGDERTPETEYLLSETQLTIHQAIEGLPAKYKSVIVLRYLQELSLQEISEVLDMPVTTVKTRVHRGREFLRKKLEHKML; encoded by the coding sequence ATGGTGGTGGAACATTTCGATGCAAGACTGGTGAAGCTGGCCCGTAAAGGGGATCAGGAAGCCTTCGCCGAACTTGTTGATCTATATAAGGATAAGCTTTATCATCTCGGATACCGGATGCTGTCCAACCGGCACGAAGCGGAAGATGTCGTGCAGGAGACGTTCTTAAGGGTACATAAAAACTGGAACCGCTACGACGAAAAACAGAAGTTCTCAACCTGGATTTACCGGATCGCGACGAACTTGTGTATTGACCGACTGCGTAAGCGGAAGCCAAGTTATTACTTGGACGCGGAGATGAACGATCAGGATGGCTTGGACGGATACACTCTGATTCCTGGGGATGAACGGACACCGGAAACGGAATACTTGCTGTCGGAAACGCAGCTAACGATTCATCAAGCGATCGAAGGCTTGCCTGCCAAATATAAGTCGGTGATCGTGCTCCGTTATTTGCAGGAACTGTCGCTGCAGGAGATCAGCGAAGTTTTGGATATGCCGGTGACCACGGTGAAGACGCGGGTTCACCGCGGACGCGAATTTTTACGTAAAAAACTGGAGCATAAAATGCTCTGA
- the gerD gene encoding spore germination lipoprotein GerD — translation MKWRGTRWILCFLCTFTLPLAACGSEQSSPSSSQGGGYKETKSMVIDILKTDEGKKAIYEALSNPPSSSESGSGSSGSESGSESGSDSGSGSGGSGGSSGGGTFGVKMILPSQTSNEVRMAVKETITSPEYKKEIEKIMTDPQFAGDFAKAINAQSKELHMQLIKDPTYQKSISEILKSPEVMKMFLDLTKTPDYRKQSMTVMQEAMQSPLFKLEVLELLKTVVQEQLQPKVEKEPKQDEGGGDEGSGDEGGQSKEGEGSGGSS, via the coding sequence ATGAAATGGCGGGGTACCCGTTGGATTTTATGCTTCTTATGTACATTCACTCTTCCGCTTGCAGCCTGCGGTTCTGAACAAAGCTCCCCCTCCTCTTCCCAGGGTGGGGGATATAAAGAAACGAAATCGATGGTTATCGATATTCTTAAGACTGACGAAGGTAAAAAGGCTATATATGAGGCGTTAAGCAATCCTCCAAGCAGCAGCGAAAGCGGAAGCGGAAGCAGCGGCTCAGAATCCGGTTCGGAGTCCGGTTCTGATTCCGGTTCCGGGTCGGGCGGATCCGGAGGAAGCAGCGGAGGCGGAACGTTTGGGGTGAAGATGATTCTCCCGTCCCAAACCTCCAATGAGGTGCGTATGGCTGTCAAGGAGACGATTACTTCCCCGGAATACAAGAAGGAAATCGAGAAGATCATGACCGATCCGCAGTTTGCCGGGGATTTTGCGAAGGCGATCAACGCCCAAAGCAAAGAGCTCCATATGCAGCTGATCAAAGACCCTACTTATCAGAAATCGATCAGCGAAATCCTGAAATCGCCGGAAGTCATGAAGATGTTCCTCGATTTAACCAAGACGCCGGATTACCGCAAGCAATCCATGACGGTCATGCAGGAAGCGATGCAAAGTCCGTTGTTCAAATTGGAAGTGCTTGAGCTGTTGAAAACCGTCGTTCAAGAGCAACTGCAGCCGAAGGTGGAAAAAGAGCCTAAGCAGGACGAAGGCGGCGGTGACGAAGGCAGCGGCGATGAAGGCGGCCAAAGCAAAGAGGGCGAAGGCAGCGGTGGATCTTCTTAA
- a CDS encoding stage II sporulation protein M has translation MFSIRRFICDLRKYKKAMLLSILIFAAGLALGAANADTLTRIVMPDLERLSRVSRDLAQSDHPEWSFFLFIFFNNVTKSIGVMLLGAILGILPAFFLLMNGLALGFVVMAAGGRGENLMDLIVRGLLPHGIIEIPAILIAAGFGMQFGYLALKSLGEAGSRDASERTVDWRGFLVSAGRGAVWIVVMLLVAAVIESTVTFYLVGGAAS, from the coding sequence ATGTTCTCGATTCGGAGATTTATCTGCGACTTACGCAAATATAAGAAAGCGATGCTGCTTTCAATCCTGATTTTTGCGGCGGGACTTGCTCTGGGGGCGGCGAACGCCGACACGTTAACCCGCATCGTAATGCCTGACCTCGAACGGCTTAGTCGGGTCAGCCGGGATTTGGCGCAGTCGGATCATCCGGAGTGGAGCTTTTTCCTGTTTATCTTTTTTAATAATGTGACTAAAAGTATCGGTGTGATGCTGCTGGGCGCCATTCTTGGGATCTTACCGGCTTTCTTCTTGCTGATGAACGGCTTGGCATTGGGGTTTGTGGTGATGGCGGCTGGCGGCCGAGGTGAAAATTTGATGGATCTGATCGTTCGTGGTCTGCTTCCCCATGGGATCATTGAAATTCCCGCGATTCTGATCGCCGCAGGCTTTGGGATGCAATTCGGCTACTTGGCACTAAAGAGCTTGGGAGAGGCCGGTTCCAGAGATGCCTCGGAGCGTACGGTGGATTGGAGGGGCTTTCTTGTTTCTGCCGGGCGGGGGGCGGTCTGGATCGTTGTTATGCTGCTGGTTGCTGCGGTGATTGAGAGCACGGTAACTTTTTATCTCGTCGGTGGAGCAGCAAGTTAG
- a CDS encoding KinB-signaling pathway activation protein, with protein sequence MNLKKWLYLFGTTLAVGAAGSLMVGLLLQWTDTLQYKGLTDILVNVGILLGVGIMVSVYSQMGFFAYLMINYMGNGVFSRRTWQYVQLVLTALALLELMFLRIFVGGEKNGFSDLILGIIILIVAVGTAFYKAKLTNATAWIPTLFFMIAVTIVETVGVLKIGVNSATAWIVAPLIACNAYQILILQRVLNSGNSETQKSPA encoded by the coding sequence TTGAACTTAAAAAAGTGGCTTTACTTATTTGGGACAACCTTAGCCGTAGGGGCGGCGGGGTCGCTGATGGTCGGGCTGTTGCTGCAATGGACCGATACCCTGCAATATAAAGGCCTGACCGATATTTTGGTCAATGTCGGGATATTACTTGGCGTTGGCATTATGGTTAGCGTGTATTCCCAAATGGGCTTTTTCGCATATTTAATGATCAATTATATGGGGAACGGTGTCTTCTCCAGAAGAACATGGCAATATGTGCAGCTGGTCTTAACCGCTTTAGCGCTGCTGGAGCTGATGTTCCTGCGGATATTCGTGGGCGGCGAGAAGAACGGGTTTTCCGACCTGATCCTTGGCATTATCATTCTTATTGTGGCTGTGGGAACTGCGTTTTATAAGGCCAAATTGACGAATGCAACCGCCTGGATTCCCACGTTGTTCTTTATGATTGCAGTTACGATCGTGGAAACTGTCGGCGTATTGAAGATTGGTGTCAATTCCGCGACGGCTTGGATTGTTGCGCCATTAATCGCATGTAATGCTTACCAGATCTTAATTCTACAGCGAGTGTTGAACTCTGGAAATTCAGAAACACAAAAAAGCCCAGCCTAA
- the ppc gene encoding phosphoenolpyruvate carboxylase, translated as MTELTVTAGKGNSNNLLRRDIRFLGNILGEVLVHQGGNELLDIVEKIREASKSLRAVFLPELHEEFKGMINSLEPGIRHQVIRAFAIYFQLVNIAEQNHRIRRKRDYERSAGEEVQSGTIEAAVRDLKEQGFSYSEAQELLSGMSLELVMTAHPTEAMRRAILDIHKRIADDVMQLDNPTLTFREREQLREKLLNEVITLWQTDELRDRKPTVLDEVRNGMYYFHETLFHVLPEVYQELERCLTKYYPEHYWHVPTYLRFGSWIGGDRDGNPSVTSDVTWETLRMQRKLAVREYQRILSDLFKHLSFSTTIVDVTDELMASIQRDRLQVTLRKTQQWNNEKEPYRIKLTYMTEKLHNVLDDSTKDTPERYPNVEAFIQDLKIIDRSLRHHYADYVADTHIKKLIRQAELFGFHTATLDIRQHSKEHENAMTEILAKMNIVENYAELEEQEKIQLLERLLNDPRPLTSPYQDYSESTRECLDVYRTVYQAQKEYGTQCITSYLISMTEAASDILEVMVFSKEVGLFRKEADGTVVCTLQSVPLFETIDDLHAAPGIMRQLFSMPIYRESVAAMNDLQEIMLGYSDSNKDGGVVTANWELRVALKQITATANEFGIKLKFFHGRGGALGRGGMPLNRSILVQPPETIGGGIKITEQGEVISSRYSLRGIAYRSLEQATSALITAAIQAKLHQDQGPSAEEQRWEEIMSGISETSLQKYQDLVFREPDFLKFFRESTPLVEVGELNIGSRPSKRKNSDRFEDLRAIPWVFAWTQSRYLFPAWYAAGTGLYNFYQNNEENLKVLQDMYQNFSFFRTVIDTLQFALSKADLVIAKEYAKMCKDDEVRERILGQIEEEFHLTREMVLKICGISEIFDNLPGLQESIRLRNPYVDPLSYLQVQLLTELRSAREKGQDDAELLREVLLTINGIAAGLRNTG; from the coding sequence ATGACAGAGTTAACGGTTACCGCAGGTAAAGGCAACTCGAATAACCTGCTTCGGCGCGACATTCGTTTTTTGGGCAATATTCTAGGAGAGGTCCTGGTGCATCAGGGCGGCAATGAGCTCTTGGATATTGTCGAGAAGATACGTGAAGCCAGTAAATCCCTGCGGGCTGTATTTTTACCGGAGTTACATGAAGAGTTTAAGGGAATGATCAATTCTTTAGAACCCGGCATCCGTCATCAGGTGATTCGTGCATTTGCGATCTATTTCCAATTAGTGAATATTGCGGAGCAGAACCACCGCATTCGCCGTAAACGCGATTATGAGCGTTCTGCAGGGGAAGAGGTTCAGAGCGGTACGATCGAGGCCGCTGTCCGCGATTTGAAGGAACAGGGTTTTAGTTATAGCGAAGCTCAGGAGCTCCTGAGCGGCATGTCTCTGGAGCTGGTCATGACCGCCCACCCAACGGAAGCGATGCGCCGTGCGATTCTGGACATCCACAAACGGATCGCTGACGATGTCATGCAGTTGGATAACCCCACGCTGACCTTCCGCGAACGGGAGCAATTGCGGGAGAAGCTGCTTAACGAGGTCATTACCCTTTGGCAGACCGATGAATTGCGGGATCGCAAGCCTACCGTACTGGATGAGGTCCGAAATGGGATGTACTATTTTCACGAAACCTTATTCCATGTGCTGCCTGAGGTTTATCAAGAACTGGAACGCTGCCTGACCAAATACTATCCAGAGCACTACTGGCACGTCCCAACGTACTTGCGCTTCGGCTCGTGGATCGGCGGCGACCGGGACGGAAATCCTTCGGTAACCTCCGACGTGACCTGGGAGACGTTGCGGATGCAACGTAAACTGGCGGTGCGCGAATATCAGCGGATTTTGTCCGATTTGTTCAAGCACCTTAGCTTCAGCACCACCATCGTGGACGTTACGGACGAGCTGATGGCTTCCATTCAGCGGGATCGCCTGCAAGTGACCCTGCGCAAAACGCAGCAATGGAACAACGAGAAGGAACCTTACCGTATTAAGCTGACGTATATGACGGAGAAGCTGCACAATGTTCTGGATGATAGCACAAAGGATACGCCAGAGCGTTATCCAAACGTAGAGGCATTTATCCAGGATTTGAAAATCATCGACCGCAGCTTGCGTCATCACTACGCAGACTATGTGGCGGATACGCATATCAAGAAGCTGATCCGTCAGGCGGAGCTGTTTGGCTTCCATACTGCCACGCTGGATATCCGTCAGCACAGTAAAGAGCATGAGAACGCCATGACGGAAATTTTGGCGAAAATGAATATTGTGGAGAACTATGCCGAGCTGGAGGAGCAAGAGAAGATTCAACTGTTGGAACGGTTGTTAAACGACCCGCGTCCATTAACTTCTCCTTATCAGGATTACTCGGAGAGCACAAGAGAATGTCTGGACGTATATCGTACGGTGTATCAGGCGCAAAAAGAATACGGCACACAGTGTATCACCAGTTACCTGATTAGTATGACAGAGGCGGCCAGCGATATCCTTGAGGTCATGGTCTTCTCGAAAGAAGTAGGCTTGTTCCGTAAAGAAGCGGACGGTACCGTCGTTTGCACGCTTCAATCGGTTCCGCTGTTCGAAACGATCGACGATCTGCACGCCGCACCAGGCATTATGCGTCAGTTGTTCAGCATGCCGATTTACCGGGAGTCGGTGGCGGCGATGAACGATCTCCAGGAAATTATGCTCGGCTACTCCGACAGTAACAAAGACGGCGGCGTAGTTACAGCAAACTGGGAGCTGCGCGTAGCCTTGAAACAAATCACAGCGACGGCCAATGAATTTGGCATTAAGCTGAAATTCTTCCACGGGCGCGGTGGCGCGCTTGGCCGCGGCGGCATGCCGCTCAACCGCAGCATCCTCGTGCAACCGCCGGAGACGATCGGCGGCGGTATCAAGATCACGGAGCAAGGCGAAGTGATCTCGTCACGTTATTCCTTGCGTGGTATCGCGTACCGCAGCTTGGAGCAGGCGACTTCGGCGCTGATCACCGCAGCGATTCAAGCGAAGCTGCATCAAGATCAAGGGCCAAGCGCAGAAGAACAACGCTGGGAAGAGATCATGAGCGGCATTTCCGAGACATCGCTTCAAAAATATCAGGACCTGGTTTTCCGAGAGCCGGATTTCTTGAAGTTCTTCCGTGAGTCAACGCCATTGGTCGAAGTGGGTGAGCTGAATATCGGCTCCCGTCCATCCAAGCGGAAGAACAGTGATCGGTTTGAGGATTTGCGGGCGATCCCTTGGGTGTTTGCCTGGACGCAAAGCCGGTATTTGTTCCCGGCATGGTATGCGGCTGGAACCGGCCTGTATAATTTCTATCAAAATAATGAAGAGAACCTCAAGGTTCTTCAGGATATGTATCAGAACTTCTCGTTCTTCCGCACGGTGATCGATACCTTGCAATTTGCGTTGAGTAAAGCGGACTTGGTCATCGCGAAGGAATACGCCAAGATGTGCAAGGATGATGAAGTGAGGGAGCGGATCCTGGGTCAAATTGAAGAGGAATTCCATTTGACGCGGGAAATGGTGCTGAAGATTTGCGGGATTTCAGAAATTTTCGACAACCTTCCTGGCCTGCAAGAATCAATCCGATTGCGTAATCCTTATGTTGATCCGCTGAGCTATTTACAGGTGCAGCTGTTAACGGAATTGCGGTCTGCGCGTGAAAAAGGGCAGGATGATGCCGAACTGTTACGTGAAGTGCTGCTTACGATTAACGGAATTGCTGCCGGACTCCGGAATACGGGCTGA
- a CDS encoding CdaR family protein — protein sequence MDKWLTHNNFAKVLALVFSIMLWAMVHLDSGTPVDSTTLAQSRYIDNVKIEVTGFDEDKYVLYDLDPSTVRMEVKGKRIDLTTNFSDYKARLNLENLGPGTFTLPLTHELPPGVQLVSMEPSIVKVTIEAKETRTIPVTIVTKGEPADGLVLGTPIVAGSGTVDVTLPASEAQELSKVEGTVDVTGLKESVKGKSVKLTAYDKQGMPMENAKISPSSVVVDIPINKLYKNVPIEIRKTGQLPSGYVLTDVDIDVEGVVLYGTKEALEGISSYPLTVDLSRYNGSNETKYSVDLTPPKGFEKIEPSSATITLHVMPGGQKQLDDIPITLKNVGSMYDVKWIRPTEPSLSLTVIGASVVLDALQPENIQLTADLAHLGAGTHTIPIEIKLPEGVALADPNTSLSVDVELTEKGNPTSGVPVEHPNPSDGTQSPAGNGSSHGSPSHQEDGSNATDDDTSGNGNGT from the coding sequence ATGGATAAATGGCTAACTCACAACAATTTTGCCAAGGTCCTTGCGCTGGTGTTTAGTATCATGTTGTGGGCGATGGTTCATTTGGACAGCGGGACTCCCGTAGACTCCACTACCTTGGCGCAGTCGCGTTACATCGACAACGTCAAAATCGAAGTGACCGGATTTGACGAGGACAAATACGTTTTGTACGATCTGGATCCCAGCACCGTGCGTATGGAAGTGAAGGGGAAACGGATCGATTTGACGACGAATTTCTCGGATTATAAGGCGAGGCTAAATCTGGAAAATCTGGGACCTGGGACATTTACCCTTCCTTTAACCCATGAGCTTCCTCCTGGGGTCCAACTGGTCTCCATGGAACCCTCCATCGTAAAGGTAACGATTGAAGCGAAGGAAACCCGGACGATTCCCGTGACCATTGTCACGAAAGGGGAGCCGGCCGACGGTTTAGTGCTTGGGACGCCAATTGTTGCCGGGAGCGGCACCGTTGATGTGACCCTGCCGGCGAGTGAGGCGCAGGAGCTGAGCAAAGTCGAAGGTACGGTGGATGTGACGGGACTGAAGGAATCCGTTAAAGGCAAAAGTGTCAAACTGACAGCATATGATAAGCAAGGGATGCCCATGGAGAATGCGAAGATTTCACCTAGTTCCGTGGTTGTAGACATCCCAATCAATAAGCTATACAAAAATGTGCCGATCGAAATACGCAAAACCGGGCAATTACCTTCCGGATACGTCTTAACCGATGTGGATATTGACGTAGAGGGAGTCGTTCTATACGGTACAAAGGAAGCGTTGGAGGGTATATCCTCCTATCCGTTGACGGTGGATCTAAGCCGTTATAACGGTTCGAATGAGACTAAATACTCGGTGGACTTGACTCCTCCAAAAGGTTTTGAGAAAATCGAGCCGAGCTCTGCCACGATCACATTGCATGTAATGCCCGGAGGACAGAAGCAGCTGGACGACATCCCGATCACGTTGAAAAATGTCGGATCCATGTACGATGTCAAGTGGATCCGGCCAACTGAGCCGAGCTTGAGTCTGACAGTGATTGGGGCCAGCGTGGTGTTGGACGCGCTCCAGCCGGAGAACATTCAGTTGACCGCTGATCTTGCACATCTGGGGGCGGGGACGCATACGATCCCGATTGAGATTAAATTGCCGGAGGGTGTGGCTCTGGCCGACCCGAACACTTCATTGTCCGTGGACGTGGAGCTGACGGAGAAAGGAAATCCAACCTCCGGTGTTCCTGTGGAGCATCCAAATCCGTCAGACGGTACACAAAGCCCAGCCGGTAATGGATCATCGCATGGATCGCCATCTCATCAAGAGGATGGAAGCAATGCGACAGACGACGATACCTCAGGGAACGGTAATGGCACGTAA
- the glmM gene encoding phosphoglucosamine mutase, whose translation MGKYFGTDGVRGIANKELTAELAYQIGRCGGYVLAGQVPKPKVVIGMDTRISGVMLESALVAGLLSIGAEVIRLGVVTTPAVAYLTRLLKADAGVMISASHNPVEDNGIKFFGSDGFKLSDETELQIEELLDKAVDELPRPIGGDLGTVTVDNESKLKYLEHLKTTINSSFKGLKVVLDCANGAAYELAPRLFRELGAEVHTLAAEPNGLNINDHCGSTHPERLKEEVVRLGAHVGLAFDGDADRLIAIDELGQEVDGDYILCICGDAMNKAGKLKDSTVVSTVMSNFGFYKAAKKLGLATQQTAVGDRYVMAEMLRGGYNLGGEQSGHVIFLDYNTTGDGILTAIQLVDTMLASGKPLSELKKVMKQYPQVLVNVRVQDKSKFAGNAVIAEAIAEVEQELGDNGRVLVRPSGTESLIRVMAEGPEKAELEKLVAQIVEVVEKQLV comes from the coding sequence ATGGGGAAGTATTTTGGAACGGATGGCGTAAGAGGAATTGCGAATAAAGAATTAACAGCAGAACTGGCTTACCAGATCGGCCGCTGCGGCGGTTATGTGCTTGCAGGGCAGGTACCTAAGCCCAAGGTTGTCATTGGTATGGATACGCGTATTTCCGGCGTAATGCTGGAGTCTGCGTTGGTGGCGGGGCTGTTGTCGATTGGCGCCGAAGTAATTCGACTTGGCGTCGTGACGACACCTGCGGTTGCTTATCTCACTCGCTTGCTTAAAGCGGACGCGGGCGTCATGATTTCCGCATCCCACAATCCGGTGGAGGATAACGGGATTAAGTTCTTCGGCAGTGACGGCTTTAAGCTGTCGGATGAAACGGAGCTGCAAATCGAAGAACTGCTCGACAAGGCTGTCGACGAGTTACCGCGGCCGATCGGCGGCGACTTGGGGACCGTGACGGTGGACAATGAATCGAAGCTGAAGTACCTTGAGCACTTGAAAACGACGATCAACTCCTCGTTTAAAGGGCTGAAGGTGGTGTTGGATTGCGCGAACGGGGCGGCCTATGAGCTGGCACCAAGATTGTTCCGCGAGCTGGGAGCCGAAGTGCATACGCTGGCAGCTGAGCCTAACGGGCTCAACATTAACGATCATTGCGGATCCACGCATCCGGAGCGGCTGAAGGAAGAAGTCGTTCGACTTGGCGCTCATGTAGGGCTTGCGTTCGACGGCGACGCGGACCGGTTGATTGCGATTGACGAGCTAGGTCAAGAAGTGGACGGCGACTATATCCTGTGCATCTGCGGCGATGCAATGAACAAAGCCGGTAAGCTGAAAGACAGCACGGTTGTCTCGACAGTGATGAGTAATTTTGGCTTCTATAAAGCGGCCAAGAAATTGGGGCTGGCTACCCAGCAAACTGCAGTAGGCGACCGCTATGTTATGGCGGAAATGCTGCGAGGCGGCTACAATCTGGGCGGGGAGCAGTCCGGTCACGTGATTTTCCTGGACTACAATACAACCGGGGATGGCATTTTGACGGCGATTCAGCTGGTCGATACGATGCTGGCTTCCGGCAAGCCGCTTAGCGAGCTGAAGAAGGTCATGAAGCAGTATCCGCAGGTGCTGGTGAACGTTCGCGTACAGGACAAGAGCAAGTTCGCGGGTAACGCTGTGATTGCTGAAGCGATTGCGGAAGTAGAGCAAGAATTGGGCGATAACGGGCGCGTGCTGGTTCGGCCGTCGGGAACGGAATCCCTCATCCGCGTTATGGCCGAAGGGCCGGAGAAAGCGGAGCTGGAGAAGCTGGTCGCGCAAATTGTAGAGGTTGTAGAGAAGCAGTTGGTGTAA
- the pdaB gene encoding polysaccharide deacetylase family sporulation protein PdaB: MNNFFYVLNGKKIKRFFFVFAAALFAAGVIYVEQGHVTVFSEESAPSAIYSVSTNKKVIALTFDISWGDTRAEPILNVLKEKNVQKATFFLSSPWSKTHPDIVKAIQKQGYEIGSHGHKHTNYSSLSDEEIARQISTSHTILTEVTGQPPKLLRLPNGDFDKRVLRIAASQGYKVIQWDTDSQDWMNKGVQTIVDRVVKKAHPGDIVLLHASDSVKQTHEALPIIIDELRKQGYEFVTVTDLLQEASVQGNEVRDQAWLKKQLEYAVGL; this comes from the coding sequence ATGAACAACTTCTTCTATGTCCTTAACGGGAAGAAAATCAAACGCTTTTTCTTTGTCTTCGCTGCGGCCCTTTTTGCTGCCGGCGTCATCTACGTGGAGCAGGGCCATGTCACGGTATTCTCAGAGGAAAGCGCTCCGTCCGCTATTTATAGCGTGTCCACGAACAAAAAAGTCATAGCCCTTACCTTCGATATCAGTTGGGGCGATACGCGGGCCGAGCCGATTCTCAACGTGCTGAAGGAGAAGAATGTGCAGAAAGCAACCTTCTTCCTGTCTTCTCCCTGGAGCAAGACCCATCCGGACATCGTCAAGGCGATTCAGAAGCAAGGCTATGAAATTGGAAGCCACGGGCATAAACACACGAATTACAGCAGCCTGAGTGACGAGGAAATTGCCCGTCAAATTTCTACCTCTCATACGATTTTGACCGAAGTGACAGGCCAACCTCCCAAGCTGCTGCGGCTTCCGAACGGCGACTTCGATAAGCGCGTGCTTAGAATTGCTGCAAGCCAAGGCTACAAAGTCATCCAATGGGATACTGACTCCCAGGATTGGATGAACAAAGGGGTTCAAACCATCGTTGACCGCGTCGTTAAGAAAGCCCATCCCGGAGATATCGTTCTCCTGCATGCCAGCGATTCGGTGAAGCAGACGCACGAGGCGTTGCCGATCATCATCGATGAGCTGCGGAAGCAAGGCTATGAGTTTGTGACCGTAACGGATCTGCTGCAGGAAGCCAGCGTTCAAGGCAACGAAGTCCGCGATCAAGCGTGGCTGAAGAAGCAGTTGGAATACGCTGTCGGTTTGTGA
- a CDS encoding zf-HC2 domain-containing protein, with translation MECKHASSLMHDYLDGELSRDQAEQLKQHLDECPDCLKEFRELERTEMMLFATIKQHSNISAPDELVNRIISQIPSQPKQQAWIQWIRRHPALTAAAMFLLVMLFSAVSLWDSDDQLVVKGAGLDQVIIQGDTVTVPSDAVIAGNLTIENGKAEIYGEVQGNLTVIDGSYYQASTAHISGEVKQIDQALDWIWYRIINTFTEVASR, from the coding sequence ATGGAATGCAAACATGCCTCATCTTTGATGCATGATTATCTGGACGGCGAATTAAGCCGCGACCAAGCCGAACAGCTGAAGCAGCATCTAGACGAGTGTCCGGATTGCCTCAAGGAATTCAGGGAATTGGAACGAACCGAAATGATGTTGTTTGCCACCATCAAGCAGCATAGCAACATCTCGGCTCCCGATGAACTGGTGAACCGGATCATCAGTCAGATTCCAAGTCAACCCAAACAGCAGGCATGGATCCAGTGGATCAGACGCCATCCGGCGTTGACAGCGGCAGCAATGTTCTTGCTGGTGATGTTATTCAGCGCGGTATCGCTTTGGGATAGCGACGATCAGCTGGTCGTAAAAGGAGCGGGTCTGGATCAGGTCATCATTCAGGGCGATACGGTCACGGTACCAAGTGACGCCGTGATTGCCGGGAACTTGACCATTGAGAACGGGAAAGCCGAAATCTATGGTGAAGTTCAAGGCAACCTAACCGTAATTGATGGCTCCTATTACCAAGCCTCCACGGCGCATATTTCGGGCGAAGTTAAACAGATCGATCAAGCGCTGGACTGGATCTGGTACCGGATCATCAATACGTTTACGGAAGTCGCCTCTAGGTGA